A genomic region of Neisseria cinerea contains the following coding sequences:
- a CDS encoding NRAMP family divalent metal transporter yields MSEQHISTWKSKINALGPGIMMASAAVGGSHLIASTQAGALYGWQLALIIVLTNLFKYPFFRFSAHYTLDTGKSLIEGYAEKSRIYLWVFLILCIAAATINAGAVAIVTAAIVKMAIPSLTLGIGAISALIMASCLIILASGRYKALDNVSKIIIVSLTVATVAAAGIAMSRGMQMKPDFIEPTPWTLAGLGFLIALMGWMPAPIEISAINSLWVTEKQRLQPSSYHDGIFDFNVGYITSAVLAVVFLALGAYVQYGNGEEVQMAGGKYVGQLINMYAVTIGDWSRPLVAFIAFACMYGTTITVVDGYARAIAEPVRLLRGSEKTGNAELFAWNIWVAGSGLAVIFWFNSAMAELLKFAMITAFVSAPVFAWLNYRLVKGDKRHKLTAGMNFLAIVGLLYLTGFAVLFLLNLSGLLA; encoded by the coding sequence ATGTCCGAACAACATATTTCGACTTGGAAAAGTAAAATCAACGCATTGGGGCCGGGTATTATGATGGCATCGGCGGCAGTCGGCGGATCGCACCTGATTGCCTCGACGCAGGCGGGTGCGCTTTACGGCTGGCAGCTCGCGTTGATTATCGTCCTAACCAACCTCTTCAAATACCCGTTTTTCCGCTTCAGCGCGCATTACACGCTGGACACGGGTAAAAGCCTGATTGAAGGTTATGCGGAGAAAAGCCGCATCTACCTGTGGGTTTTCTTGATTTTGTGTATTGCTGCCGCGACGATTAACGCGGGTGCGGTTGCCATTGTAACCGCCGCCATCGTCAAAATGGCGATTCCCTCGCTGACACTGGGTATCGGCGCAATCTCCGCGCTGATTATGGCATCCTGCCTGATTATCCTGGCGAGCGGACGCTACAAGGCTTTGGACAATGTTTCCAAAATTATCATCGTCAGCCTGACGGTTGCCACGGTTGCCGCCGCCGGTATCGCCATGTCGCGCGGTATGCAGATGAAACCTGATTTTATCGAGCCGACACCGTGGACGCTTGCCGGTTTGGGCTTCCTGATCGCGCTGATGGGCTGGATGCCTGCGCCGATTGAAATTTCCGCCATCAATTCTTTGTGGGTTACGGAGAAACAGCGCCTCCAACCTTCCTCTTATCATGACGGGATTTTTGATTTCAACGTCGGTTACATCACCAGTGCCGTGCTTGCCGTCGTCTTCCTTGCTCTGGGTGCGTACGTGCAATACGGCAACGGTGAAGAAGTGCAGATGGCCGGCGGCAAATATGTCGGACAACTGATCAATATGTATGCGGTAACCATCGGCGACTGGTCGCGTCCGCTGGTGGCGTTTATCGCTTTTGCCTGCATGTACGGTACGACGATTACCGTTGTTGACGGTTATGCGCGCGCCATTGCGGAACCTGTGCGCCTGCTGCGCGGCAGTGAGAAAACCGGCAACGCCGAACTCTTTGCCTGGAATATTTGGGTTGCAGGCAGCGGTTTGGCGGTGATTTTCTGGTTCAACAGCGCGATGGCCGAGCTGCTCAAATTTGCCATGATTACCGCTTTTGTGTCCGCCCCTGTGTTCGCATGGCTCAACTACCGCCTGGTCAAAGGAGACAAACGGCACAAGCTTACCGCCGGTATGAATTTCCTTGCCATTGTCGGCT
- a CDS encoding aminopeptidase P family protein — protein MNTVSNYLSALREAMKAQGLDALVIPSADPHLSEYLPEHWQARRELSGFTGSVGTFVVTADEAGVWVDSRYWEQAAKQLSGSGIELQKSGQVPPYNEWLAANLPENAAVGIPSDMVSLTGKRTLAQSLAAKNIRIEHPDDLIDRVWSSRPAIPAETVFIHDPDYVSETAAEKLARVRTVMAEKGADYHLVSSLDDIAWLTNLRGSDVPFNPVFVSFLLIGKDNAVLFTDRCRLNAEAAAALQTADITVEPYAQVTDKLAQIGGALLIEPNKTAVSTLVRLPESVRLIEGINPSTLFKSCKSGADIAHIREAMEHDGAALCGFFAEFEDIIDNGGSLTEIDVDTMLYRHRSALPGFISLSFDTIAGFNANGALPHYSATPESHSTISGNGLLLIDSGAQYKGGTTDITRVVPVGTPTAEQKRDNTLVLKAHIALAEAVFPENIPSPLIDAICRKPLWQAQCDYGHGTGHGVGYFLNVHEGPQRIAFAAPATPETAMKKGMVTSIEPGLYRPGKWGIRIENLAANQAVANPQETEFGSFLYFETLTLCPIDTRLMDTALMTDGEIDWVNRYHAEVRRRLEPLTEGAAKAWLIKRTEPLAR, from the coding sequence ATGAATACCGTATCGAATTACCTGTCCGCATTGCGCGAAGCCATGAAGGCGCAAGGCTTGGACGCACTCGTCATCCCTTCCGCCGACCCCCACCTGTCCGAATACCTGCCCGAGCATTGGCAGGCGCGCCGCGAATTGTCAGGCTTTACCGGCTCGGTCGGCACATTCGTCGTTACCGCCGATGAAGCGGGCGTATGGGTGGACAGCCGCTATTGGGAACAAGCCGCCAAACAACTTTCCGGCAGCGGCATTGAGCTGCAAAAAAGCGGTCAAGTGCCGCCGTACAACGAATGGCTCGCGGCAAACCTGCCCGAGAACGCTGCCGTCGGCATCCCTTCCGATATGGTGTCGCTCACCGGCAAACGTACTTTGGCGCAATCCCTAGCTGCCAAAAACATCCGCATCGAACACCCCGATGACCTGATTGACCGCGTATGGAGCAGCCGCCCAGCCATTCCTGCCGAAACGGTATTCATCCACGACCCCGACTACGTCTCCGAAACCGCCGCCGAAAAACTCGCCCGCGTGCGTACCGTCATGGCGGAAAAAGGCGCGGATTACCACTTGGTTTCCTCGCTTGACGACATCGCTTGGCTGACCAACCTGCGCGGCAGCGACGTGCCTTTCAACCCTGTTTTCGTGTCATTCCTGCTTATCGGCAAAGACAACGCCGTCCTGTTTACCGACCGATGCCGTCTGAACGCCGAAGCCGCCGCCGCGCTGCAAACCGCCGACATCACGGTCGAACCTTACGCCCAAGTTACCGACAAACTCGCGCAAATCGGCGGCGCGCTGCTCATCGAGCCGAACAAAACCGCCGTCAGTACACTCGTGCGCCTGCCCGAAAGCGTGCGCCTGATTGAAGGCATCAACCCGTCCACGCTGTTCAAATCCTGCAAATCCGGAGCCGACATCGCCCACATCCGCGAAGCGATGGAACACGACGGCGCGGCGTTGTGCGGCTTCTTCGCCGAGTTTGAAGACATCATCGACAACGGTGGCAGCCTGACCGAAATCGACGTGGACACCATGCTTTACCGCCACCGCAGCGCGCTCCCGGGCTTCATTTCATTGAGTTTCGACACCATCGCAGGCTTCAATGCCAACGGCGCCCTGCCGCATTACAGCGCAACACCCGAAAGCCATAGCACCATCAGCGGCAACGGGCTGCTGCTCATCGACTCCGGCGCGCAATACAAAGGCGGCACGACCGACATCACCCGCGTCGTCCCCGTCGGCACGCCCACAGCAGAACAAAAACGCGACAACACGCTCGTTCTCAAAGCCCATATCGCGCTTGCCGAAGCCGTGTTCCCCGAAAACATCCCCTCACCGCTGATAGACGCGATTTGCCGCAAACCCCTGTGGCAGGCGCAATGCGACTACGGTCACGGCACAGGCCACGGCGTAGGCTATTTCCTCAACGTCCACGAAGGGCCGCAACGCATCGCCTTCGCCGCCCCCGCCACGCCCGAAACCGCGATGAAAAAAGGGATGGTAACGTCTATCGAACCCGGACTCTACCGCCCGGGAAAATGGGGCATCCGCATTGAAAACCTTGCCGCCAACCAAGCCGTAGCCAACCCGCAGGAAACCGAGTTCGGCAGCTTCCTATACTTCGAAACCCTGACCCTCTGCCCCATCGATACACGCCTGATGGACACCGCCCTCATGACCGACGGCGAAATCGACTGGGTCAACCGCTACCACGCCGAAGTCCGCCGCCGACTCGAGCCGCTGACCGAAGGCGCGGCAAAAGCGTGGCTGATCAAACGCACCGAACCGCTGGCGCGTTAA